One genomic region from Actinocatenispora thailandica encodes:
- a CDS encoding cupin domain-containing protein produces MPELIDTPTQIPVPGGKVIKEYVGRVNSGTEAVSVAHMIAPAGWDEPPQTPDFDEYTVVLRGLLRVEHDGGAIEVAAGQAVIARAGETIRYTTPEGAEYLAVCLPAFAPDLAHRA; encoded by the coding sequence ATGCCTGAACTGATCGACACCCCGACCCAGATCCCGGTGCCCGGCGGCAAGGTGATCAAGGAGTACGTGGGCCGCGTCAACAGCGGCACCGAGGCGGTCTCGGTGGCCCACATGATCGCCCCGGCCGGCTGGGACGAGCCGCCGCAGACCCCGGACTTCGACGAGTACACGGTCGTGCTGCGGGGCCTGCTGCGGGTGGAGCACGACGGCGGCGCGATCGAGGTGGCGGCCGGCCAGGCGGTGATCGCCCGCGCCGGCGAGACCATCCGGTACACCACGCCGGAGGGCGCCGAGTACCTCGCGGTCTGCCTGCCGGCCTTCGCTCCCGATCTCGCCCACCGCGCCTGA
- a CDS encoding ATP-dependent Clp protease ATP-binding subunit: MAEEIVSLGALIDQVNSTTEDPVERLASAARRAGDLSALGDQLIGHFVDTARVSGVSWAQIGQALGGVSKQAAQKRFSPDFSRFTARARHVMVGSEAIAVEHRHSYMGTEHILIALCGDPDSLAAKALDALGGPLAEIRDAATAALGPASPVQGKPRFTAKANAALSAALSEALNLNHNYIGTEHLLLGLLAGDQSDQDGSVAARLLAERDITYPAVRDNIVEQLSGYLRAQGK; this comes from the coding sequence ATGGCAGAAGAGATCGTGTCCCTGGGGGCACTCATCGACCAGGTCAACTCCACCACCGAGGACCCCGTCGAGCGGCTCGCCAGCGCGGCCCGCCGCGCCGGCGACCTCAGCGCGCTCGGCGACCAGCTCATCGGCCACTTCGTCGACACCGCCCGGGTGTCCGGTGTCTCCTGGGCGCAGATCGGGCAGGCGCTCGGCGGGGTGAGCAAGCAGGCGGCGCAGAAGCGCTTCTCGCCCGACTTCTCGCGCTTCACCGCCCGCGCCCGGCACGTGATGGTCGGCAGCGAGGCGATCGCCGTCGAGCACCGGCACAGCTACATGGGCACCGAGCACATCCTGATCGCACTGTGCGGCGACCCGGACAGCCTGGCGGCCAAGGCGCTCGACGCGCTCGGCGGCCCGCTCGCCGAGATCCGGGACGCGGCCACCGCGGCACTCGGCCCGGCCAGCCCGGTCCAGGGCAAGCCGCGTTTCACCGCGAAGGCCAACGCGGCGCTGTCCGCCGCGCTGAGCGAGGCGCTCAACCTGAACCACAACTACATCGGCACCGAGCACCTGCTGCTCGGGCTGCTGGCCGGTGACCAGTCCGACCAGGACGGGTCGGTCGCGGCGCGGCTGCTGGCCGAGCGGGACATCACCTACCCGGCGGTGCGGGACAACATCGTCGAGCAGCTCTCCGGCTACCTGCGCGCGCAGGGCAAGTGA